ATTTTAGCAGTGCTACTGATGCTATGCTGAAGGGCTTTTACCAGTTAACAAACATCTACTGCACTGAATGGGTTTGATCCTTCAGGATAGCAGGCTCTTGCACTTCCAGCTGAACTCAAGCTTCTCAATCTGCCATTGATTCAGCTTGGCAAATCACTTAATCTCAGTTCCCTGTGTATAAAACAGATGCAATAGTTCAGTGTAGATTCCTCATCACACTGAAGCTTAAACTTCTCACTGCTTGGCTGATGAATTTTAGTAAAAACACAACCCATGCTCTTCTAAGTTGCACAGAGAGTCCTATGAGACAGCAGCTGAGTAAACCCCCGTTCTCTCATCCCTGGGTTAACCTCACAGTGCAGCACATTAGTGGCTCACCTTGTTCTGTCATTCATGTACTGAATTGACCCCGGAGGCAGAGTGTGCGGCGTCAGAGTGTTGTTCAGCGCAACAGTGATGCGGCAGAGAACCCCTGGGCTGCGCTGGACAATCCTGCTTATATCTGCTTCAAAAGGGAGGTGGCCGCCTTCATGCTCCACAACTTGCACTCCATTCACCCACTGCAACAGAAGAGAGCCGTGAGCCCAAGAGGCTGGGTTAAGATTTGGTGGCAGTCGTAGCAGCAAGAAGGGAAGGAGCACAGCGATGGGCAATTGGGATTTTAGTGCGGTATGACCTTGGACACACAAACACAACCACCCGTGCAACGTACCACGATGGAGTAGTAGTGGGCACTGCCGAACCGGAGCACCACCCTGGTGCTGAGGTCGTCCTGCAGCCAACGCTGAGGAATCAGCACCTCCTTCTCATACCACACCCATCCGATGTAGTTTTCCAAGTGGGGGTCCTGAGTGATGTCATTGAAGCTGGCGGGCACTGGCATGTCAATAACAGGACCAGTCTGGCAGGAATTGAACAGCAaatcattaaaaagaagaaattctgctgCTTGGTTACATAGCCTGTACTGCTGGAGGTATCTCCTTCCACTGACAGCCTCTCCAAGTGGAAATACTTGGAAGAACCTGCTTAGAAACTAGCGTGATCTGTCCCCTACAGGTCCCGCTTACTACCAAGCCCTGTTCATACAGGATGAAGCTTCtatcttttcccttcctgaaaTGCTTTCATAAACAGCTTTGGTACTGCAcggtggggagggaaggagggaaatgcCCAGGTGGCTGCTCAGCCTGAGACGCCTCACAAAGTGCACTTTCTcttgcacagctccagcagttcGGTGCGCAGAGCTGCAGTGTCAGCTCACTGCCGTGATGCTTTGTGCCAGGCCGTGAGCTACAGcgtgacagcagcagaagctgcgGATGTTTCGGGTCAGCACCCCCAAGGAAGCACTGTTTGTACCTCTTTATGCTGGCTGAGTGGCCATTCTGACTCCTTAAAAGCAATTGCCATAGTGGTAGTTCACTCGCTCGTTATTAATGTAAGGATTATAGGCGGGCAGTGTTGTAATGCATTTAACATCTCGGTAACCGGATGCTCTGACACAACTGAGCCATTCATTTTTAGCACCTGCCACACTCGTGATGTTGCAGCAGCGCACAGCTGGAGCGCTTCCCCTTTCCATGAAGGGCAGAACCAGGAAGGCCCGGGGAAGAGCTCCGTGCGcagggctgactcagtgctcacatGTATGGCGCCGCAGAGAAACTCAATCCTTAGCAGACATCACAAAATCCTAACAGGGTGAGGCGGATTTTGTAGCAGCTGGTGCTATGAAACCTTTGGCCGGGGTGGCCACAATGCGCATCTCCTTGAAGGAGATTCCCCGGTGTGTGAATGCTGAGCGCACTTCTCAGCCCCCGCTGGGGGCACTGCCTGGGATCCCTCTCCTCTGGCTCTTTTCTGCCCAcagctctcccctcctcccagAATTAGGCCAAAAACCGGCCAGAGCGCTAAAAGGGGAAGGATGGAGCTTTCAGCTCGGGATATACGTAATCACCGCATGGAGAGAGAACCGGCGTTCCCTTAACAGCAGATCGAAGTTACACTGTAACCTGCTTATCTGTACTCAGTCACTTAGGAAGGGGCAGCTGAACAGCGTGGATGGCACGTTGCAGCCTtgcaggcaggagcagagctccGAGCAGCGCCGGGACGGCAACAGCAGCACGCGGTCCGCTTCCCTCAGCGCCTTCGGACAGGACGGACGTTCCGTGCAGCCCCGATGCGAGGCGAGCGGCGCGGCGTGCAGCGCTCCGCAGGATCGGAGCGGAGGGGAAGCGGAACAGTTCGCTGCCCCTGGAAAGAGAGCCCCGCAGCAGCCGCTGCCCCGGAGGAGCTGCCCGCCCGCCCAGCCCCGCGCTACCTGCCGGAGCGGCTGCCGGTACCAGCGCTGCTCGAAGCCGGCGTCCCGGCCCGGCGAGAAGTCGGCGCGGAAGCTCCAGATTCCTCCGAGCTCCTTCAGCTCGCGGGAGGGGCTCTCGCGGGGGTACAGCATGCCGCCCCTcacggccgccgccgcccgcccggccgccgccgccaccaccagcaccagcagctgcaggcggCACTGCCCCGCCACTCCGCACGGCGCTGCAGCCGCCATCTTGGTTGTGGGCAGCGCCCGGCTGGGGGAAGGGGGCGTGGCTACGCCTATAGGGCCCGGGCGGGAGCGGGAGGCGCTGCCGCGTGCGGCCGGGGATTGGAAGGTCAGCGGTGGCGGTCGAGTGAGGCGGTACCGCTAGAGTCCTGAGAcgttttattcctttatttatttacttgcttattcattcatttaatagtagttgttttttcctgtgtttttttttttctctcgtAGACAACTGTGGAAGCGGGTGGCCTGGCAGCCTTTGGCAAGTATCAGACATGGCAAGGAGCCCAGATCACCTGTCAGCAGCTCAGCCACGAGCAGGAAAGCACTTGCTGTGTTAAGAAGTCACGTTTGGGCTGACCTATGAACTGTGGTAACGTTTTCCTGTTCAAATGCATCCCTCAGAGCttaattggaaataaaataggaTGGAAGGTGTTATCAGAGaggtcagggaggaaggaaatgctATCTGATGGATTTTACAGGGCAATTTTGGGGTGAAGACACTGAGCAACCTCTAGAGTGTGCTGCCCATAAGAGTTCTCCTGACAGGGAGGAGAGAGTTCCAGTCCATTCGCACCAGTGAACTGGATTCCTCAAGCCTCAGAAGGGCTGAGGAAGCCTAGCTCAATCTTGCCCcctaaaagcaaaatgtaagaCAGGAGTTTCAGTGAACTACAATACACCACAGTGTTTATTAACTCTGAATTAGTGTGATAAGCACAATGCTGCAGCCACAGGATATGTCCCCACACTCTAAGcctgctccttctgcttcttcagcagctccctcagctgctcgATCTGGGCAGTCACGCTGCTCTTGGCAGTACCGCCCACGGCAGTGTACTGCTCCACGCTGTTGACAATGTTGAAAACCTGGGAGACATCGCTGGCAAACAGGGGGCTGgggaagcaaagagaagaggTATCAGTGGGGAGTGATGGGGCACTGCTTGATGGTTTTATGTGCTCATTGCCTCCAGGGaaaataaggaagcagaggctgAGCCTTTTTCCAAGGGGAAAAGCCTCATGAAACTCTGCCTCTGCACTTCTGGTGCCTGATAGGAACAGCTTGTGACATACCAAAGACACAGCTGGAAGGGCAGAGCGAGGAAGTTTGAAGTCAAACTCCTCTACAGTGCTGGTGCCTCCAGGTCAAGGCATGAATTTCTCCATACCCTCCCAGTACCCGTGGCCCATGCCCTGCATAAGTTCAGTGGTAGTGATGTTGTGCCCCTTCAACTGATACAGGCTTGGCAGTAGCAGCAATGATATTTAGGCCATGACAATTTCAGGGTGCAGTCAGGTCTGCATTGTTCACAGAAGGGCACCATAAAGAAGCCTGTACTAAGCCAGGCTGACACCTGCCTTTTGAGGGGATTTATGGCAAAGTAACAGTCATACAAACCTGATGCTCTTCAGGTCCTCCAGAGTGAGTTTATTGATAGCAATGCCTTTAGTCTCAGCAAGGTGGACGGCCTTCCCAGAAGCAACATGAGCTTGTCTGAATGGCATCTGCAATGAGAAGGAGAGATGATAGTCCAGTGCACACTCACTCAAGAATAGATGTTCTCTCATTTTGgttggtttgcttttccttATAACAATGCAATCTAAACCTGTTGTTGGCCCATACTGACCATCACCTGGGGACAGAACAGAAGGTCTCACTGAGCAGTATTCTGCATCTAAAGAAGTCAGAGCTCCAAGCCTTCCTCTGGTACTTACTCCTTTACGAACCAAGTAGAGAGCCAGATCAGTAGACAGCAACTCAGGGGtcagagccttctccatgtTCTCCTTGTTGACCTGCAAagaggagaggcagagagagaggtTATCATTTGCTGCTCCCTGGGGACACGTTAGTGGTCTCAAAGAATGGACTTCATCAAGGGGACCAAGGCCCTTCTGCCCAAGTGTATCTGagctgcctgtggtgggggtcATAACAAGCAGAAGGAGTGAGCAAGTCTTCATGTTAAAATGAAGATTAGACTAGAAACTAGAGTTCTTACACACAGAATATGTCCTCCAACCACATTCAGTAATGAGAGGCTGAAGCCTTACCTGGAGGGTAGAAATCACTCCCGTGGCAACCTGGAGCACAGCAGTCAGAGTGTCCACAACATCAAAGACAgcttccttgtcctcctgcgTGAGAGCATGGATGGAAATAGCTGTTAGAATAGTTGATGCAGTGAAAAAGCCCACCAACATGAGCAGCCtggccagcagagcaggcaTCTCATCATAGAGTCCCGGGCTGGGTGTGATTTACAGCATGCAGTATCacagctccattttttttttatcatcttgcACACAAGTAGCACCATGCAGGGAAATGTAGTGCAAGAGACTTCTCTAAAGCAGGAGACAACTGTGTCTCTTCAGAGAACTGGAGTGAAAACTAATTTCTCTTTTACCTGCAGATCCTTGTTGTAGGTGCTTGGAAGTCCTTTCAGAACCATGAGAACAGCAGCCAACTGCAGAGAGAAACAGGTATGGCAATTGGTTAGTTAATTTTTACACACAGGCATGAAGAAGGAAGCTTCTTCAGCCCCAATATGAGCAgtttccctgcccctcttctttctttaacaGGCTCACCCGTCCAAACACACGACCAGCTTTGCTGCGGATCAGTTCCAGGCTATCAGGGTTCTTCTTCTGAGGCAACAggctgctgccagtgctggaAGAAAGGAATTGGGAGTGTAACGGTGAGCAAGACCCCAGCCTGTGCAGATGAAGGCTAAGACATGCAGCACGCTGGCCCAGCCCTGCAAAAGTGATTTGTAGCCCCCCCTTGACTGGACACCTGTCTCAGTGTAGGAAAGCAGTGAGGTGAGTGCACAGACTTTCTCATGTTTCCCAAAGCAGAGTCTTTGGTTTTGCAGTCCTGTCTGGAACTACCACCCAGTGCTGCCTCTCAGAGGAGACAAAGCAGAGGCTTCTCTTCAAGGCCCTGTTCCACAGAAGGCATGAGCAAGCAGGACCTGTTTTTCTGTACCCTCAGAGAGGCAgggcagtggctgtgctgcGTTGAGAGACAGGAAGTCTGTTAGTATTGCAAACCCGGGCTGTTCTGGGAAGGGCTTTGGCAGGAATtcccagcagagaaggaagttcTGTGTGCCTGTTCTTTTACAGCATGTTTTTGCCAGCAGTATCTGGGGAGGAGTGACCAGTGAATGGAGATGTGGTTGAGTTGCCAGAATTAAAATCCCTGATCCTTAATGAGGAATTTTCACCCTAAGGCTGCCTTTCTCTCAGGCATTTCATCATTTGGAGTGTCAGTCTTGTGCAGTAGGGACACCCACTTCCTCATTCTCTCAGGAAGGGATAATAGAGGAGGAGACACTGAGGGAAATGGCTGTTTGCCCAATGACCAGGCACCTACCTATAGGCATCAGAGAGGGTCACAAAGCCAAATTCAGTGGTGCTGAAGATTATGAGATCTTCAGCCAGCTTGCTCAGGTGGATCATCAGCAGGGTGGCAACAGAGAGTAATTCCActgcagaaaaggcagaaaagcaggAGGTGAAAAGGGTGTTTGTGTTTGGCAAACCAGGGAGCCCTGACTGGAGCTTAGACATGTgcaaagattttctgtttggtATTTCCCAGTGTGGGATTTCAGGTCCCTTGTTAAATGATGTAAACTGGGAAGGTGTCCGTGTCCGGTGTCTGCTTCTAACACGGGGGAGGGAAGAATGACAGAGTTGTGCTTACCCACAAAGTCTCTCTCACTGATGGCATCCATGCTGTTCAGGCTGATGGAAGCAAAGTCCAGTTCTGTAACAGAAGTGGTGGACAGAAGAGGTCAGGTTTAGCCTAACTTGAAGTCTGCAGGTTGCCCCAGCAGGTGTCAGTGAGCCCTTTAGTAGTCCAAGGAACACAAATAAGCTGTGTTGAGGTGCTGTTACTTGTCCCAGGTGGCCAGTGTGTAGCAGAAGTGGTTCAATTTAATCTATTATCCCACAATATGGGCATGTGCTTTCTTAATTTGGTAAAAAGTCTTATTGCTTACCAATTCCTGGGGAGCTACTTGCAACCTGTGCCCCTGGTCATCAGATAATATtcaatatttgtatttattatccTCCCTCCCCATGCTACGGTGCTGCGATATATCTCAAAATAGCATTATGAAAGTGTGTCAGTGTTTCTCTAATTCCCAGATATTATAATCAGACCTGTGCTACTCAATCAGGGAGACATTTACCGCTACGAAGAAGTTCTCTATCAATTTCCAGTGGGTTGCCAGCCAGAGCACCACTgccagggaaaaaagaaatggaagtcaTACATGATATCTTGCACAGTCCAACAAAAACTGATCCCTAGCAATGAGGGATgacatctctttctctcttcaaaaGAATCTGGCATCAAACTGCTCCCTGAAGTACGGTCTGAGGCTCAGCAAACTGAACTCTAGACTAAACCAGAAGTTCTCTTCCAAGGAAAAAGATTTGCATGATGAAAGCCTTGTAGTTCTTGGTTTCAAAGAGAAGGGAGACGAGTATCTCTTTGGTGGGTATGTCAGTCATAGCACCTGTCTTTGTTGTGTGTGGAGGAAGGCTTGAGATCTTGAAACTCTGTGGTGTGTGTAGCATACAAACACCAGTGGTTCAGAGGATGTAATGGTCTGCCTCTTGGTCATTTAATAGAGCAAAGTGATGCCCAGGGATTACACAGAAAGTAGACATTACCTTCCCAGAGGCAGGACGCTCATCCTTTTCTTCACCTCACCCAGGCGCTCGGAATCACGGATCAGTGCAACAGCATGGCTAGGAGAGAAAGCTCCATCTGTGCAGGACTCCAAGAATGGAGAAAGCCCAGAGCTTTCTCTGCCTTCCTAGAGCCCAGAGTGAAAGGTGGTTACCTGAGCAGGAACTGGCTCCATCTGATGGGCAGAGCTTTCTGCAGGTGGGTGTAGCCAGGCATGATAACATCAATTTCTCTGCATatggaaagagaggaagaggtgAGCAGCAACTGTTTGCAGAGAGAGCTGTGACAGGTAAACTCTCAGGTCTCCTGGCAAGGTCATGAAAGCATCTTTAGCCTGTGTTGTGCTATGCCTTCCTCTTCTTATATCCCCATAATATATTAGGGGAAGAGGAATGTCTCCCTGAAGCAGACTGTGAAGAAAGAGGGCCCGTTGTCTTTCCCTGTGCTGTCACATACTGTCTCACTTCAACATCCTCTGCAGAAGACCTTGCTGCTGCCCTGATTGGTATCAGtcaaagagaggagagagaagtcTCCTGTCCCAGGAACGCTGAGACCGTGGACTTGGGAAAGGACTTACGTAGCAGCGCGCTCCACAAGGGTCTTAATGAGCTGCAGCAGGTGAGTGGAAATGACAGAGATCGAACTCTTCAGGAGCAGCTTCAGGTCAGTCACAACCTGGACAAGATTGGCCACAAGGAGATAAAGGAGAAGATGACATGCTTAGTGACCAAATACAGTTCAGCtgaaaggcaaggcagggctACCAACTCTTCACCCTATGTGATGCAAAGGGACATTTTACCAGATATGCCTCATGTCTCTGATTCATGAAAGTTGCTGTATATTGCTTTCCAAAGCTCATTCTTTTCAGTGGACTTCTCAGGTATGGGCAGCTTGGGATGGAATATTCCCCACTATTCCCCAAATATCCCCCACAGTATTACCCAAAGTGTGTCATTAGCAAAAGGCTGAACCCAAAAGATGCATGGCATCCAGCCAGTAAAGTAATGGATTCTGTGGGCTTTCCAAGGGATGTCAGCAGAAGTTATACCACTAAACAGCAATCCTGCAGAAGCCACTCCCCTGTGCTGATCAATCACTGCAGCATCACTAGCTTAAAGCCATAGGGAGCACATGCTGGAGAGTGTCATTGCATGCAAGAGATGATAGAAAGAAGCTTGATAAAGGCCTGAGGTATGGGAGTAATataggagaaaaacaagtagTTCTATACATACCTGATCATTCCTGCTCCTTCCAgtgtgcagctttccagctatATCACCAATCAGCTCCTGAGGACAAGAGAATAACTTCTGTCAGTGTCTCTGTATTCTAAACAAAAGAATTCCTGCAAGAGCAGACCTCCTCCTAGCTCTAGGATCCTGTAAGTAGCTATGGGTTCTCTTCTGGGGAATGGCAAATTTGGATTCTAGGCTTGTGCAGCTTCTCTTCCACACAGAATGGGTATTCGATGCTGTTGGCTGTACATCTAGTATGTCAGTATCACAAGGTGTTGAGGAATTTCACTGTGTTGGGGACAAAGGCACATGTACTCAGTGTCAGGCAGCACTAGCTAGAGAGGGAGAGGAATAAGAGGTTAAAGGACCCAAACCTTCAGTCTGCGTTCATTGGCAGTGTGAATATCCTCATCACTTTGTTTCACCACAAAGACTCCCTTAGACCATTCCTCAGAGATCTATAaatgtcaaaagaaaaacaagtcagCTCATACTGTTTCCCTgagtggggggcggggggagtGAGTTTGTAAGCTCCCAGGAAATACCAACTTCTGCCATCCAAATGGAAATGAAGCCATTCTCATAGGAGTTCCAGCATTCCTGTTCTTTCAGGCTAAGATTGGCTGCTTGCTCTATCCCTAAATTCTGTACTGCACTTGGTGGAGATTCATCTTTTGATCGTTGCTGATCCTGCAGTCCTGGCTATAGCAGGACTTAAGCATCACAGTGAGAAAGTGAGCTGAAGTGGCAGTCATTGCTTTAGCATTGTCCGTAAAGATTTTCCTATACAAACATTGTATAGACTGCCCATTGTCCATGGTAGGTGAGCAACAAcaatgaatatttcagaaaaagtgCTTAGTGGCTGACTCTTCTTCACCCCTATACAATATTGTGCATTGTCTTCTACTAACTCAGGCAGCCAGACACAAAGGGATCCCAAGTGCCATTGGAAAAAGAATATTCCTAATTCATACTGAAACAATTCCTCAGGAATGTTCAGTCTGAAGAGGATGGGAGGGCAGGTCATGTTGAGCACACCTCACTGACGCACCAGATTTCCATAGTGAGCATTCACAGTGTACTCACTGGGACTTTAGGTTCTCATTTCTGGCTTGTCAACTGGTTCATATCCTACTGCCTGGCTTTGGTACCTTTAGCTAGATGGAATCTGTCAATCAGTCTGCTGTTCAGGTCTTCTAGAATACCAAGAGTACAGAGTGCAAAATGTACAGGCCTCTCCAGTTCTCCCTGGTTTAGAACTGCACTCCCTTTTGGAAAGCACTTTCACGCATAATTAGAACTGAGCAATAGGATATGAGGatagagaaaaatgctttttagtGCATCAACTCAGGGATGTTTTCAGATAAGGAGCTATTCATCACAGTAGTAATGTAGGAATTGTATGTAGGCCTGAGCGTGCATGACAATTtatgaaggaaataaataccTTTTCCAGGCCACTCAGGATCTTCTCCAGCTCAGTTTTAGTTAGGATGCCAGCCTTCTCCAATGCTTTGGCATAAGCCATGCTCCCCTGGATATCAACTTCAGACAGTCTCTGATCACAGGCAATGGAAGAGTTGAGCATCTCCATGATGGGATCTGTGCTTCCGCTGAATCTTCCCCCCCAGAGTTTATCTCCCTGAGAGAGTGGAAGAGGTAAATCAAAGAGGCCTATAATTTCATTTATAGTTTTAAGAACAATGTTATTTCCACTGAGAACTTTATGCAATATAGAGGCCAAGCTCAGGTATGTTCTTTCAGTGcagtccttttttttgttgttgtctaatagagacagatttttctttgtttgacaAATAGCTATGGGCCAGCATAAGCCACATATCAAGTGACTGAAGTTACTGTTTAGGCACCTCCAGAGTCCAGGATGTGCTTGCAAGCTCTGCCATAAAATTAGCATCAAATCAGCTAAGGTGCAGACTCTAGAACTCTGGGTACCTTTCAGCATTGGGAATGtccagaaaaataagaagtcaAAACACAAAGAAGATTTTAAGATACATaagaagaaaacttgtttttctacTCAAACCAGACTGATTTTCTAATTTCACACCCTTGAAAACATCATCTACCTAATTACTTCACTATGTGACCAAAGACAGTTATGTAATTCCTGCCACATCATGGCAGGAATCATGACACAATGCATGTAAATCTTTTGCACCAGTGATTTAGGAACTGAATGGATTCACTAAGAGCCGTGTGTGATACTTGGTCATATCTTTGCTTACCTGGGTAGGACATCTCCTGAAGCCCTAGCTCTGGCAAACTTGAATGGAAATAGATAGGAATGTTACTTGTGCACAAGGCTTAGAACTAATCCAAgatttcaaaagcatctctcCAGTACCAGCAGGCACAAAGAATAAATTGGAGAACATTTAAAGGAAGGGCCTAAATATATTTGCCACTGCAGATTGCAAAATAATCGCTAATCTGAATGATTTTTTAAGTACCCCTGTCAGTCTTTTCTCATGCTGTACGTATTAACTACCATGGACAGCAAAAGTTGGCCAAGACACTTGCAAACTAATCTGTGCTGGGGCTTTAACAGTCAGACAAAGTACTGTTGAGTAACCCAGGAAACCTTTTCCCCTAGCAACTGTCTCCACATCTCTGCCAATCCCTGCTGAAAAAACATGTCTGAGAGGACAGCAAGAGAAAGCCTATAGAGGTAAGTGTTGCACgtaatttttttcaaatctttaCAGCAGCTCTGTCAGCCAGCTGAAGGGAGgtagagagaaaaatcagaatctgaaaggaaaagttAGAGGTGCTCAGTGGATCCAATGACCATGGAACTATGGCATAGGGATGTAAAACTAAAAGCCAGTACCAGATGCTAAGTGCTTGAATGAGGAACTGTTCTGTTTTAGTCGTATCttctgtgctatggggctccACAAAAGTAAGAGGTAGGTCAGtagaaactgcaacagatacatttgtcatcaggaaaacaaaacagaaggataAACTTTAGCTAGCTACAGAACTCTGGTCAGGCTAGCACAGTCTGACAGCTGATGGTTACACTGTTCTGTAACCAGCAGCCGAGGAAGCCAGGGCTGTAGTAGCCACTCTGAAGGCAGAAGGCATGAGTTGCTAAGACAATTAGTCACCAGgcacagaaactgaaaatgaagcttttgtATATAGAAGTAGTTACACAAGCTTTTGTAAAGCGTCTGCCTAAGCACAAGCTGGTTTGAGTGAAGTGCATCAGTGCATTAAATTAATCTCTCCAAGGTAAAGGGAGGAACCTGAAGGAAATAGCAGGCTGCAGAGACTTAGACTGTAACAAAGTTGAGCTTGCTTTTGCCAGAGCACCAGTAGGAAAAGCAAAGTTTGCCCTCACCTCAGATGCCATTTCAGACGTTTGCTCGTGTGCACAGCACTCCAAGTGCAACCTGTGGAACAgaacagctcagctcagctcaacTCAGCTCTGGCCCTTCCCTGGCACCCCAACCCAGCAGTACGACCCCACCGAGCCCCGCGGCCCCACTAACCGTCTCAGCAGCTCAGCCCGGCTAGTCTCTCCGTGCTGCTCGCCCCCCTTCCTCGCTTTTACACGCCTCGGAGCCTTGCTGGCAGCTCGTCCCGCCCCGGCAGGGCGGGGTGTCCCTGGACTGGCCCCAGTCCACTTCCCCCTCCCTTGCAGCATCCCGCAGAACTGGCTTGTTTCTGCTTCGCCTTTGGAAGTGTGCTGCTACCACGTATTTTTTCTAGTTGTACAATGCCAGAAGTATTTGAGGGAGTACAGGAAGTGCATCCCAGTTTTCTTGTCCCATTTTGGGTTTTTCTTGCCTTTCACCATCCCTGTTGTCACAGGACTGTAGGGTGATTCAGGTAGGAAGAGACGTAATCCGGCCATCTATTCTATCTTCTTTTCTCAGTCCTGCTACTCGTCCCCTTTCTGAGTTAAAGATGAAGCCTGGGGCCCAGTGGGATTGCATGATTAGGGGATGCTGGTTTCTGTAGCAAAGAGGGCTCGGGCAATGACACAGTTTAGCATCGGGCTTGTCTGCCTCTGGCTACCCAGTCTGAATGAGCAGATATATTTTGTTGCTGGTTTTCCAGAGCACTGCCTTCAGTATCAGCCCAGGACAAGGCTCACACTTTGTTTGGATTTATACCCAGCTTTTAATTTGCTGCTTCTCAAGCATTTCCCTTTGTGATCTTTTTTGTTCTGGGGTGATGACTTTTAAGACTAGCAGgcctgcagacacacacagcaTCACACCATCTACACTGGGAAAAGCTTTTTGAACAatttttcagcagtttccttccttttctgaagaCCTCCATGCTTGATTCTGCTCGTCTTGATCTT
The DNA window shown above is from Gallus gallus isolate bGalGal1 chromosome 19, bGalGal1.mat.broiler.GRCg7b, whole genome shotgun sequence and carries:
- the ASL gene encoding argininosuccinate lyase; this translates as MASEGDKLWGGRFSGSTDPIMEMLNSSIACDQRLSEVDIQGSMAYAKALEKAGILTKTELEKILSGLEKISEEWSKGVFVVKQSDEDIHTANERRLKELIGDIAGKLHTGRSRNDQVVTDLKLLLKSSISVISTHLLQLIKTLVERAATEIDVIMPGYTHLQKALPIRWSQFLLSHAVALIRDSERLGEVKKRMSVLPLGSGALAGNPLEIDRELLRSELDFASISLNSMDAISERDFVVELLSVATLLMIHLSKLAEDLIIFSTTEFGFVTLSDAYSTGSSLLPQKKNPDSLELIRSKAGRVFGRLAAVLMVLKGLPSTYNKDLQEDKEAVFDVVDTLTAVLQVATGVISTLQVNKENMEKALTPELLSTDLALYLVRKGMPFRQAHVASGKAVHLAETKGIAINKLTLEDLKSISPLFASDVSQVFNIVNSVEQYTAVGGTAKSSVTAQIEQLRELLKKQKEQA